ATTGGATAGATGTCTGGTCAAGATATCACACTACAGtgaaaatggtcattaacgacgctattaagATTATTTTACGACGCTAATAAGCATCGCCATTAAGCTTTACGATGTTTCAAAAAGCATCGCcaaagcgtcgcctatgtaagagtggagatgaaaagcgccgatgctttttaaaagcatcgttattttttaacgacgctttaaagcgtcgtaaaattaaattataacggCGCTTATAAGTGTCATTAAACttgttttaacgacgcttataagcgtcgttaaacataTTTCTAAcaatgctttaaagcgtcgcaaaatttaattttaacggcgctttttagcgtcgttaatgactccgcgccctccactctaccaagacgcttttcgaagcgtcagcttttttgtctttaacgacgcttataagcgtcgttaaaagttttaagagaaaaaaaaatacaggttttatatacaaaaaaaagaatacatacattcctgtacaaaattatatcaattattttaacataaatctgtacaatcaccactattcacacctgtacaatcaccaccattcacaccaaaagcaaacttaaatagcaaatttaaccaaaccaaaagatattattttatataaataaaaataaaatactaatcgtccattacaatcaagagtaatataaataaatataagaatacaataaaaataaaataatgtcaaTCTGCAGgtggatggtcgtcgttgtctccacgtgacgtgccgctgtcttgacgggtgcctgatgtgccaggagcctacaagaaacatatcaaaagcatgatttgcatatctataaataaaaatatataaattattaaattaatacaaaaatatatatttaataatatgtgtttacctgagatggaccatacatctctaataaagatgtaaggcgatcaatctgtcccctcatggcctgcatctcggcacggctctgtcgcatctcctccatctcagcggcacgactctgtctaatctcctgtatctccgcctcgagtctgcgaacgcgtgaatcctgagcatctgctgcagcatgctgcgtatatctactaacctcagataactgagtgggggtgactcctactccataacccctcactcggccgtagcgctctggtcccatcaactctgtgaacacctcgacCTCGATAcgactctgctgcgtagatgctgcggactcgtcgtcacgctccgcaatgagagatgtagccctctcctgtattttttttaaaaataagagttatacattaatagctaacaaaattaaatttaaatcattgcaaaaaatagaatattaataatgccgtacatataaatctctcaactcatctcgaacaaaaataccatcctgatgagtatgagtcatccgataaaactccacttgtctgggttccctcccatgctcatccacctacacaaataattttaattttaagcaaacagttataataatttaaaaaaatatatgagtatcatgatacagacatggtccatgatacataatgatattagttatataaatatttcaacataaaaattaaaagttaattatgaaagtttaaggaacatacaaactcctgtcggagtcgtgcataactcttcgaccctgatgtatgaggaacagactgagctgctcgtgcagctctaccaatagcagaataagtctgtaaaataaagtaaagaacttgttatatatataatatataataaaaacaatatttttataaaatatttagaaaaaaaagataataagcagataatatacctgtgccctctcggagaaccaataatgaaccaactccatccactgatgaggggatacatcaggaggacaattcctagcaacctcctcctctgtcataccctgtctcatatagtccttcttcaattgtgctctatattctttccatttgcggttgagagacatcattataaaatcataagtggatggagggagaacaaacttgctctataaaaaaaaagttaaatgaaataaattatataaatgattaacaattaatatacagtatgaacatcaattcattacctctataactcggaggagctcaactttgtacgttggaagcatgtcattccattttgcatagcccaacggacatagctgaggcctccgagcaacagtccccaaaaatgaagtcaataagcaggcagctttcttaattggctgacctagctgattgcactccacaacaatcctctcgccctcacgcatctgccacacatctcgtactactgtggatccacgtctggggcgtactctcccggatccgtctgcaaaaaatacataaaagtaactatatcataaatatacataaaatgaaataaaaaaaaattacatgaaagacaatatataccctgcacgtgtatctcatcatctggctgatgaacaggaggatcgtgctgtgctgatgatgaaggacagggctcagaatgctgtgcagctgaactggcctcaggctgctgtgctgaagaagacgtaccggcctctgtctgtgaaaactggaactgcacaccagcatatcgtcccctgcgacgcatgatatcacctagcatttatataaataaaaggtagaatcagttaatatatggagtaaaataacaaataattaatgcaaaatatatacatcataaataattattactagTAACAATCAAACAGTAGTGTTTTCTtcaaattctgttctaaccaatgtcgtcgtagcatttaaatcatcagctggcacaaaattgtagggcatacattgtgtataagtgtcatcgtcatcatcctccacttggtttcccatatcatataaatctctaggttttgttttgatgacagtaaaccaatctttatcttttgcgtcttgtacataaaatacttgacgagcttgagatgaaaaaatgaatgggtcatccttcaataacacaccagtatatatcaaccttgaaaaatttacaagtgtaaatccatttgcatcttgtttcaaaccccttggtgagtttatgtctatccaatcacatctaaacagtactactttaaattttccataataatccaactcatagatatctttaagtgcaccataataggattttccatccgcttccaccataacaccgctattctatgtttttctaaatttctttcgttttctagtatgaaatttaaagccattaattatgaaaccgttatatctattcacaatcttgttaggtcctcgagcaagagctattagttcatctgaattatttgtctccatcatctttgatacctaaaaaaaatgatatgacgaagtactgttgagttatctgatattaaatatgtatcaaaaattaatatatcccataattaaatataaatcacacctgattcgaaagccacatagggaataactcgaccaaccatcgctgttcaatccttgcattaggacgaatgttatcaTTGGCtcatctctgataaattaaaaattcactgcataaaatataaatatatcatttagaacattatatctaatataaaatttaaattttgatgtcattccttaaatatactaacctgcgatgatcagatattatgtcactatgaagtaacacataacgatatgCTTGTGCTaagaatttttgatcaagtacaatactttcagctcttcccaaaaatttttcagcagttaagaacttatacagttctgtattcttcacaaagtcattatgccgttgaggtcgactaaaaatagtctctacaccttgaagatatcttgaacaaaatgtcaaacattcatccgcaatatatgcttcagcaatcgagccttcgggataggctctatttcgcacataatctttaagacgcacaagataccttcaagaattaaatatttattaaaatatcagtatgctgttgtttctaataaaattatcaaaagatttaaggtttgcaataatacctctcaataggatacatccatctataatgtaccggtccaccaactttaacttctgaagctaggtgaatgagcagatgtaccataatagtgaaaaatctaggaggaaaaatcttttccatctggcaaagtgtatttgcaatatcggattctaactgatcaagttttcgaggatcaataactttggaacataatgccttaaagaatgacgataatcgaagtacaattgtaacaacttgtttcggcaatgacgatcttaaagctattggaaaaatatcttgcatcaatatgtgaccatcatgacttttaagatttgaaaattttcgatcctttagatgcacacatcgtgaaatatttgatgcatatccatcgggtactttgatacttttcaaaactcccaaaaaattatccttttctcgagcagacattgtgtaacatgcaggaggtacataaattctatcattagcaagcattttaggatgaaattcctgtcggatacccatttcttttaaatcaagacgtgccttcatgttatctttgctctttccatcaaggtttaaaaatgttccaagtaaattatcgcaaacattcttctctatatgcatgacatcaagattgtgccgaataagattatgtttccaataaggtaagtcaaaaaagatacttcattttttccataaatgtttacttggctgttgtgtagatgctatctgtgtgtctttctcattttcatcctcgaaataattgtctggatcttgaaacacctctgcatctatagtactgatactgacttcctctggtaacccttcgtgcactgagctttcaacatcatcccttcctctttttttagaggactttgagtgcttaccatagctgtaattgatgccatccatttgtctatgaacatcagttccagaaggtggaataggggcacatcctaattctatagtaccatcaaacaaatctttctgaaatcgaaacggatgatttgcttccaaccatcgacgatgtcccatgtaacaaaatttacctccatgttttaaccaaattgaatgtgttgaatctccacaacaaggacatgcgacccgtccctttgtactctagccagataaattggcatatgctggaaaatcattaatagtccataacaaagctgcccgtagtttaaatgtttggctgttggaagcatcaaatgcatcaacaccctcccacaactgtttcaattcctctattaaaggctgtagaaaaatatcaatatcattgcgtggacctttatctcctggaataaccattgacaagataagtgatgattgtttcatgcacatccacggtggcaaattgtaaggtatcaaaatgactggccaagtgctgtaggtagaactcagggtccgaaatggattgaagccatcagaagctaagccaaacctaacactgcgaacatcagaggcaaaatcaggatgtctatcatcaaatgctttccattgaagactatctgctggatgtctcaacattctatcctttgtacgtccttaaTGATGCCATttcattgatgaagctatttttgatgatgcataaatccttttcaatctaggtataagaggaaagtaacgcaatacttTGGTCGGTTtttttttactccgcgttgcatccaattcattcagtacatcatctcgatcttctttttgtgttatccatcttgaagatccacatacattgcatgactcttgattagagTTTTCAcctcgatataacatacaatctttcggataactatgaatcttttcatatccaagatccaattcctttactactttcttggcttcataatacgatggtggtaaacgagtgctttctgaaaatgcatcctttaataacttgagcagcatggtaaaactctttctagaccatccattcaaatattttatatgaaataaatgtacaagaaaagaaatcttaaaaaatttcgtacaacccggatataattcttcgtctgcatctttcattaaggtgtgataacgagctgtctcattattagatgtatgtatgggctcctcaacatgcatacgttccgtatgcgtacatccatcaaacatcccaactgtttcttgtatactactggattctcctaaattttgaacatcaaatccaaaagcatctgtgatcaaaccccttatatcatcatctcttgcagaattatcttgtaggctagtggatccaaaatgagtcaggggttggttatatgatgatggcaacatagattctccatgaaaaattcagtcggtataacctcttaaaaaaccattccataccaaatgttcttcaatattttgtggatctaaagaagaactatttacacatttccgacatggacataaaatctttccattcaaactacttttctccataccaaatttaatgaaatcatgaactccatctaaatattctttactatttcttggtttatttatccaacttttgtccattgtaggataaaaatgaccaaacttgcaatttatctaaaaataaaaaaaattatacaatctatattaatgcaaggagtaaaaaatatcagtcatttcataaaatctaaaaaaataacagctagataaagtttacatagtaaatgcttgctatcatcaactaataggtaaagaaggtcctatcccattcagaaaatgcattaattctataggtcaattacagaaatcaaatgatatgcaacaagagccaaaaaaaatttcggcagcattttcccttagttcttccgtataggaagaacaaaaggaaaataccatccaaattttttctgaaccctcagcataccatttgattatggtaatgacctatagaattactcatattttttaaactgtccatactggacaatcaattgatcaatgtacataattcttttatccgtacaaaaataaataaatgtacggatacaatagaatatgtacattaatcaaaagacgggtctatgtttctatgcaatgcaattttttttaaaattaattcataattaacttgatttaatacctgatattaacttggagagtagtggacaaagaaacttagcccagcttaatccagatgcttagtcttcatcagtcacgaagataaggataacgtaggccacacgatatcagggtccagccacataacgagcgccacatgtcagataagcaatcaatcaggattcatgaaactatgaaattatccattcatcaaccatgtatcacaaccttaattaattgtactatatattttcgggtgtactatatattttcgggtgaacctcatagagagatactaagagggtgtggttgtaaattgatctagctctatatcatttattttatgctatACATGTTTACCATATTTGATAATTTAGGAGAGGTGTGGATGAAGATGATCATGACTTATACGTTCGCTCCACAAGTACATATGAACCAACCATCATTcgatattagattttttatttatttgtcattatctttaaaaaatctcAATATTATTCTGGTTATGTGCTATCATGTGCTGGTTTTCTATTCTTTTTCACCCCTCTTTttagatcatgaaaaacttattacaCCAACCAGATAGTGACCTACTCAGTGTTTTATGTAGTTAAgccaatttttataattaattttccaAATCATGTCATTTTATCCTCTATCTAGGCCAAATAAAATCGAAATCTAATTAGCATATATTTAATTGGTGCTAGTTTTCTATATGTATATGATTAATTCTATCATCAAGAGCTATAATATATTAGCTTTGTTGGTTGGCACCACTCCTGTGTataatatttcttttatttttatatttttggtaagAGCTAGGTTGAAGTTCAAGTCCTGATGGTGGTGGCATATCTTCAAAAACTGATTCCTCCTTTGAACAATCTACTATTTtcactaaattataaatattttatcgctGCACAAAA
Above is a genomic segment from Elaeis guineensis isolate ETL-2024a chromosome 1, EG11, whole genome shotgun sequence containing:
- the LOC140855625 gene encoding uncharacterized protein; translation: MEFNETKNIPNGVRTEKIRAFEVGMQLEAIEDRWRSAKRWRCGRRRWDAASVHQHAGQACKVRPSVGRAAQARVCGPAQAHTRGTARAQVPGADATQAHTRRPAQAQAPLEPGDIMRRRGRYAGVQFQFSQTEAGTSSSAQQPEASSAAQHSEPCPSSSAQHDPPVHQPDDEIHVQDGSGRVRPRRGSTVVRDVWQMREGERIVVECNQLGQPIKKAACLLTSFLGTVARRPQLCPLGYAKWNDMLPTYKVELLRVIESKFVLPPSTYDFIMMSLNRKWKEYRAQLKKDYMRQGMTEEEVARNCPPDVSPHQWMELVHYWFSERAQERATSLIAERDDESAASTQQSRIEVEVFTELMGPERYGRVRGYGVGVTPTQLSEVSRYTQHAAADAQDSRVRRLEAEIQEIRQSRAAEMEEMRQSRAEMQAMRGQIDRLTSLLEMYGPSQAPGTSGTRQDSGTSRGDNDDHPPAD